The Streptomyces sp. NBC_00224 genome has a window encoding:
- a CDS encoding plasmid stabilization protein, which translates to MPRGSSPKRERQYEHIKESAEERGESTKRAKEIAARTVNKERARSGESKTAGKSSTQDMSSSKRGGRRSHSGSQGPTYDQLYAEARRRNVHGRSDMNKAQLKRALDGK; encoded by the coding sequence ATGCCCCGTGGATCCAGCCCGAAGCGGGAACGTCAGTACGAGCACATCAAGGAGAGCGCCGAAGAGCGCGGCGAGAGCACCAAGCGGGCGAAGGAGATCGCCGCCAGGACCGTCAACAAGGAGCGCGCCCGCTCCGGTGAGTCCAAGACCGCCGGCAAGAGCTCCACGCAGGACATGTCGTCGTCCAAGCGCGGCGGCCGGCGCTCGCACAGCGGCTCCCAGGGACCGACGTACGACCAGCTCTACGCCGAGGCCCGGCGCCGCAACGTCCACGGCCGCTCCGACATGAACAAGGCCCAGCTCAAGCGGGCTCTCGACGGCAAGTGA
- a CDS encoding peptidoglycan-binding protein, which translates to MPDLWLPGAQRIDVGDHAPTDSTYPAKAIAHITWDKNATAAHPQDQVPYGNLQEWFGRNPDGKPSAPHLLWSPFTGAFTQFFPANSRSKSLVDLSGGTRTNRAGTVVIQIESHFFPYCRVGGKVYARLVDTPCTGWATLNAWVRSWGVPDTWPMGRPVDFTSHRNEHVWETQGGWYGHQQVPENTHQDPGSWPQFTGAPPKAKVSLAHVVAAARRDPGLPQGGTTYKAEVLVVERALQAEGLLSATWVDGSFGTKTKTAYSAWQRRCGYSGPDADGIPGRDSLTRLGARHGFTVV; encoded by the coding sequence ATGCCAGACCTCTGGCTGCCCGGCGCACAACGGATCGACGTGGGCGACCACGCCCCCACCGACAGCACCTACCCCGCCAAGGCGATCGCCCACATCACCTGGGACAAGAACGCCACCGCCGCCCACCCGCAGGACCAGGTGCCGTACGGGAACCTGCAGGAGTGGTTCGGCCGCAACCCCGACGGCAAACCGTCCGCCCCCCACCTGCTCTGGTCGCCCTTCACCGGCGCGTTCACCCAGTTCTTCCCGGCGAACTCGCGCTCCAAGTCGCTGGTCGACTTATCCGGCGGCACCCGGACCAACAGAGCGGGCACGGTCGTCATACAGATCGAGTCGCACTTCTTCCCGTACTGCCGGGTCGGCGGCAAGGTCTACGCCCGGCTCGTCGACACCCCCTGCACCGGCTGGGCGACGCTGAACGCCTGGGTGCGCTCCTGGGGCGTGCCCGACACCTGGCCCATGGGGCGGCCGGTCGACTTCACCTCGCACCGCAACGAGCACGTGTGGGAGACACAGGGCGGCTGGTACGGACACCAGCAGGTGCCGGAGAACACCCATCAGGACCCCGGCTCCTGGCCCCAGTTCACCGGAGCTCCACCGAAGGCGAAGGTCTCGCTGGCCCATGTGGTCGCCGCGGCCAGGCGCGACCCCGGCCTCCCCCAGGGCGGCACCACGTACAAGGCGGAGGTCCTGGTCGTGGAGCGCGCCCTGCAAGCCGAGGGGTTGCTCAGCGCCACCTGGGTGGACGGCTCCTTCGGCACGAAGACGAAGACGGCGTACTCCGCCTGGCAGCGGCGGTGCGGCTATTCGGGCCCGGACGCGGACGGGATCCCCGGCCGTGACTCGCTCACCCGGCTCGGCGCCCGCCACGGCTTCACGGTCGTCTGA
- a CDS encoding radical SAM protein — MDTVENPNAIIWDVTFACPLRCYHCYTESGRRPAKNLSHDEMMRVADAILSLEPQQITLCGGEPLTIKRIVDVARYFSDAGLVVFVYTSGWAVPVATVEALAEVVSKIVVSLDGATAATHDRIRGRAGSFARATGALARIDAEVGRRIAAGLVAPRFGIDYVVIRSNFDELDRMCAEVAPRFPHLETLYFGAVVPTGLASRPSFVEHELLRDEQVAELIAPETRRRLQAAAPASVAVETTENFEVQMNPDFLARTPGFRPMEIEPDGEVRGMPIYEGTVGSLLTEDPLVVWRRSRARWDDPFVVDCLNAVRTRADWAEAVRRIDLRFGSPEVRERIEARPVQLPVAGRPV; from the coding sequence ATGGACACCGTCGAGAACCCCAACGCCATCATCTGGGACGTCACGTTCGCCTGCCCGTTGCGCTGCTACCACTGCTACACGGAGTCGGGGCGGCGCCCCGCGAAGAACCTCAGCCACGACGAGATGATGCGGGTCGCGGACGCGATCCTCTCCCTGGAGCCGCAGCAGATCACCCTGTGCGGCGGCGAGCCGCTGACCATCAAGCGGATCGTGGACGTCGCCCGCTACTTCTCGGACGCCGGGCTTGTGGTCTTCGTCTACACCAGCGGCTGGGCGGTGCCGGTGGCGACGGTCGAGGCCCTGGCCGAGGTGGTCTCCAAGATCGTGGTGAGCCTCGACGGAGCGACCGCCGCGACCCACGACCGGATACGGGGGCGCGCCGGTTCCTTCGCGCGGGCGACCGGCGCACTGGCCCGGATCGACGCGGAGGTGGGGCGCAGGATCGCGGCGGGGCTTGTGGCCCCGCGCTTCGGCATCGACTATGTCGTGATCCGCAGCAACTTCGACGAGTTGGACCGGATGTGCGCGGAGGTGGCGCCGCGTTTCCCGCATCTGGAGACGCTGTACTTCGGGGCCGTGGTGCCCACCGGGCTCGCCAGCCGCCCCTCGTTCGTCGAGCACGAGCTGCTGCGGGACGAGCAGGTGGCCGAGCTGATCGCGCCCGAGACCCGGCGCCGGCTCCAGGCGGCCGCCCCCGCCTCGGTCGCCGTGGAGACCACCGAGAACTTCGAGGTCCAGATGAACCCGGACTTCCTCGCGCGCACCCCGGGTTTCCGCCCCATGGAGATCGAGCCGGACGGCGAGGTGCGCGGCATGCCGATCTACGAGGGCACGGTGGGCAGCCTGCTCACCGAGGACCCCCTGGTCGTGTGGCGGCGGTCGCGGGCGCGCTGGGACGACCCGTTCGTCGTCGACTGCCTCAACGCCGTGCGCACCCGCGCCGACTGGGCCGAGGCGGTGCGCCGCATCGACCTGCGGTTCGGCTCGCCCGAGGTGCGCGAGCGGATCGAGGCCCGCCCGGTCCAGCTGCCGGTGGCCGGCCGACCGGTATGA
- a CDS encoding 2OG-Fe(II) oxygenase: MNTNDATRPAGRPADRVAAVAWPALAEELDEHGSAPTGPLLTPDECHEIAALYDEGEHFRTTVDMARHRFGSGQYRYFTHDLPDVVADLRAAFYPRLLPIAREWAAKLGRPAPWPDTLGEWLRMCHDAGQAKSAQILLRYGPGDWNALHRDVFGEAVFPLQVVIGLNAPGTDFTGGEFLMTEQRPRAQSRGSAATLPQGHGLVFTMRDRPVRSQRGWSAGPMRHGVSTVRSGRRHTLGLVFHDAQ; this comes from the coding sequence ATGAACACGAACGACGCCACGCGTCCGGCGGGCCGCCCGGCCGACCGTGTCGCGGCGGTGGCCTGGCCCGCGCTGGCCGAAGAACTCGACGAGCACGGCAGCGCGCCCACCGGCCCGCTGCTCACCCCGGACGAGTGCCACGAGATCGCCGCGCTCTACGACGAGGGCGAGCACTTCCGTACGACCGTCGACATGGCCCGGCACCGCTTCGGCTCCGGCCAGTACCGCTACTTCACCCACGACCTGCCCGACGTGGTCGCCGACCTGCGCGCCGCGTTCTATCCACGCCTGCTGCCCATCGCGCGCGAGTGGGCCGCGAAGCTGGGACGTCCGGCGCCGTGGCCCGACACGCTGGGGGAGTGGCTGCGGATGTGCCATGACGCCGGGCAGGCCAAGTCCGCCCAGATCCTTCTGCGTTACGGACCCGGCGACTGGAACGCCCTGCACCGCGACGTGTTCGGCGAGGCCGTCTTCCCGCTCCAGGTCGTCATCGGCCTGAACGCACCCGGAACCGACTTCACCGGCGGGGAGTTCCTCATGACCGAGCAGCGGCCCCGCGCACAGTCGAGGGGGTCGGCCGCCACCCTGCCGCAGGGCCACGGGCTCGTCTTCACCATGCGCGACCGGCCCGTGCGCTCACAGCGAGGCTGGTCGGCGGGCCCCATGCGGCACGGGGTGAGCACGGTCCGCTCCGGTCGACGGCACACCCTGGGGCTCGTCTTCCACGACGCGCAGTGA
- a CDS encoding VOC family protein, with protein sequence MDRTTTVPDRKASSSAAVLGAPCWVSLMARELEPALDFYGAVFGWTFRTGRLGEQFRVALDGGEPVAGIGALAPALQVAVAWTPYFAVEDADKTASRIRERSATVAVGPVAFQTGRGALAADRDGAVFGIWQGKLVDDWESWRDREPAWLRLRTRNAFEAAIFYGEVLDWADERPGCCDVQYEAEEVVLRHGGHIVARLGSGALEAAPDPTIRPHWEVHFVTTDVPAKTATARAHGGMVIAQGTAANGPWATIRDPDGATFTVNTRAVAQRKA encoded by the coding sequence ATGGACAGGACAACCACGGTTCCGGACCGCAAGGCCTCGTCGAGTGCGGCGGTGCTCGGGGCACCGTGCTGGGTGAGCCTCATGGCGCGCGAGCTGGAGCCCGCGCTCGACTTCTACGGGGCCGTCTTCGGCTGGACGTTCCGCACCGGGCGGCTCGGCGAACAGTTCCGGGTGGCGCTCGACGGCGGCGAGCCCGTGGCCGGGATAGGAGCCCTGGCGCCCGCGCTCCAGGTGGCCGTGGCCTGGACGCCGTACTTCGCGGTCGAGGACGCCGACAAGACCGCCTCGCGCATCCGCGAGCGGAGCGCCACGGTCGCCGTGGGCCCGGTCGCGTTCCAGACGGGGCGCGGCGCGCTCGCCGCCGACCGGGACGGCGCGGTCTTCGGCATCTGGCAGGGCAAGCTCGTCGACGACTGGGAGTCCTGGCGCGACCGCGAGCCGGCCTGGCTGCGGCTGCGCACCCGTAACGCCTTCGAGGCAGCGATCTTCTACGGCGAGGTCCTCGACTGGGCGGACGAACGGCCTGGCTGCTGCGACGTCCAGTACGAGGCCGAGGAGGTCGTCCTGCGGCACGGCGGCCACATCGTGGCGCGCCTCGGCTCCGGCGCCCTGGAAGCGGCGCCGGACCCCACCATCCGGCCGCACTGGGAAGTCCACTTCGTCACCACGGACGTCCCCGCCAAGACGGCCACCGCCCGCGCCCACGGCGGCATGGTCATCGCCCAGGGCACGGCCGCCAACGGCCCCTGGGCGACCATCCGCGACCCCGACGGCGCCACATTCACCGTCAACACGCGCGCGGTGGCGCAGCGGAAGGCGTGA
- a CDS encoding alpha/beta hydrolase family protein — protein sequence MIGRTRAVTAVALSFALALPVVAASTASAAPQSSALPAAASPAPAAPADVAAGPLQLPRPTGEYGVGSSVFHLVDRSRTDPWKPGADARELMLTLHYPAARPGPGRPAPYATTEETALLVKGLGIEAAVPAAQLSATRTNSRPDARPARGSHPLIVLSPGFGVSRYTLTNLAEDLASRGYVVASLDHAYESYGISVPGGRTLTCLACDAVGDGGVSGSVVTATRAKDVSFVLDRLTGRHPIWRYADMIDNRRIGMAGHSIGGASAATTMLEDRRVGAGINMDGAFWDALPAGGLGGRPFMMLGTDEHRPGGEDKTWDRTWPTLGGWKRWLSVAGSEHFSFSDSPAIEEHFGLPRPPLPARRAIGITRTYVAAFFDEHLRGIPQPVLAGPTAGNPEVRFENP from the coding sequence ATGATCGGACGCACTCGGGCGGTCACGGCCGTCGCACTCTCCTTCGCTCTCGCGCTGCCCGTCGTCGCCGCGAGTACCGCTTCGGCGGCGCCGCAGTCATCGGCGTTACCCGCGGCGGCGTCGCCGGCACCGGCCGCACCGGCCGACGTCGCCGCCGGCCCCCTGCAACTGCCGCGCCCCACCGGTGAGTACGGGGTGGGCAGTTCCGTGTTCCACCTGGTCGACCGGTCGCGTACGGACCCGTGGAAGCCCGGCGCCGACGCGCGCGAGCTCATGCTCACGCTGCACTATCCGGCGGCACGGCCCGGGCCGGGCCGCCCGGCGCCGTACGCCACCACCGAGGAGACGGCCCTCCTGGTGAAGGGCCTCGGCATCGAAGCGGCCGTCCCGGCGGCGCAGTTGAGCGCCACGCGGACCAACAGCCGCCCCGACGCACGGCCCGCGCGGGGGAGTCACCCCCTGATCGTGCTCTCGCCCGGCTTCGGCGTGTCCCGCTACACCCTGACCAATCTCGCCGAGGACCTCGCCAGCAGGGGCTATGTGGTCGCCTCGCTGGACCACGCGTACGAGTCGTACGGCATTTCCGTCCCCGGCGGCCGGACCCTGACCTGTCTGGCCTGCGACGCGGTGGGCGACGGCGGTGTGTCGGGGAGCGTCGTCACCGCGACGCGCGCCAAGGACGTCTCCTTCGTCCTCGACCGTCTCACCGGACGCCATCCGATATGGCGGTACGCCGACATGATCGACAATCGGCGCATCGGCATGGCCGGGCACTCCATAGGCGGCGCGAGCGCGGCCACGACGATGCTGGAGGACCGGCGGGTCGGGGCCGGGATCAACATGGACGGGGCGTTCTGGGACGCCCTGCCCGCGGGAGGGCTCGGCGGGCGCCCCTTCATGATGCTCGGCACGGACGAGCACCGGCCCGGCGGCGAGGACAAGACCTGGGACCGGACGTGGCCGACGCTCGGCGGCTGGAAGCGCTGGCTGAGTGTGGCCGGATCGGAGCACTTCAGCTTCTCCGACAGCCCCGCCATCGAGGAGCACTTCGGGCTGCCCCGGCCACCGCTGCCCGCGCGGCGCGCGATCGGCATCACGCGTACGTACGTGGCCGCGTTCTTCGACGAGCATCTGCGGGGGATACCGCAGCCGGTGCTCGCGGGGCCGACGGCCGGGAACCCGGAGGTGAGGTTTGAGAACCCCTGA
- a CDS encoding PadR family transcriptional regulator, whose amino-acid sequence MALRNAVLAALLEGEASGYDLAKGFDASVANFWMATPQQLYRELERMESEGLVEARLVHQERRPNKRLFSLTDAGCAALYSFTAEPPRPSAIRDELLVKVQAVDAGDAEAVRGAVAERLEWARAKLARYERLRDRLLDGRTEDEYLALAERVGPYLTLMRGRAFEEENIRWAERTLAILDRRAAVTK is encoded by the coding sequence ATGGCACTGCGCAACGCCGTTCTCGCCGCGCTCCTGGAGGGCGAGGCTTCCGGGTACGACCTGGCCAAGGGATTCGACGCGTCCGTCGCCAACTTCTGGATGGCGACCCCGCAGCAGCTCTACCGGGAGCTGGAGCGGATGGAGTCCGAGGGGCTGGTCGAGGCGCGGCTCGTGCATCAGGAACGCAGGCCCAACAAGCGTCTGTTCTCGCTCACCGACGCGGGCTGCGCGGCCCTGTACTCCTTCACCGCCGAGCCTCCCCGCCCCAGCGCGATCCGCGACGAACTCCTGGTCAAGGTGCAGGCCGTGGACGCGGGCGACGCCGAAGCCGTACGGGGCGCGGTCGCGGAGCGGCTGGAGTGGGCCCGGGCCAAGCTGGCCCGCTACGAACGGCTGCGGGACCGCCTGCTCGACGGGCGCACCGAGGACGAGTACCTGGCCCTCGCCGAACGCGTCGGTCCCTATCTGACCCTGATGAGGGGCCGCGCGTTCGAGGAGGAGAACATCCGCTGGGCGGAACGGACCCTCGCGATCCTGGACCGGCGTGCGGCCGTGACCAAGTGA
- a CDS encoding DUF2087 domain-containing protein yields MSENTADGTSENITNGSRAVAALFSHGRLTAIPRKAARREQLLVHLKETLFEPGRQYTEREVNEALLTVHDDFPALRRYLITAGLLTRTRDGASYQRAA; encoded by the coding sequence ATGTCAGAGAACACCGCCGACGGCACGTCAGAGAACATCACCAACGGCTCCCGAGCCGTGGCCGCGCTCTTCTCCCACGGCCGGCTGACGGCGATCCCCCGCAAGGCGGCCCGCCGTGAGCAGTTGCTCGTCCACCTCAAGGAGACGCTCTTCGAGCCGGGACGGCAGTACACCGAGCGCGAGGTCAACGAAGCGCTGCTCACGGTCCATGACGACTTCCCGGCGCTGCGCCGCTACCTGATCACGGCGGGCCTGCTGACCCGTACCCGCGACGGCGCCAGCTACCAGCGGGCGGCGTAA
- a CDS encoding formyltransferase family protein, producing MGAHHARRGDPSLLLVTDRSAWGELVGRFARAAGAAVSHVLWEHGDPVPQDPLGGWEGDWIVGFKADYILSGQDLKRARRGALNFHPGPPDIRGVGMYEVALARSAETFGVTCHHMVERVDAGPIVEVERFAVAERATAAALCEEAAARAYLLYLRVMPLVLEGAELPVSTEEWCGPLHTWAQLRRRSWPDVRSVKGTKG from the coding sequence GTGGGAGCTCATCACGCGCGACGGGGCGATCCGTCGTTGCTGCTGGTCACGGACAGGTCGGCATGGGGCGAACTGGTCGGGCGGTTCGCCCGGGCGGCCGGTGCGGCCGTCTCGCACGTGCTGTGGGAGCACGGCGACCCGGTCCCCCAGGACCCGCTCGGCGGCTGGGAGGGCGACTGGATAGTCGGCTTCAAGGCCGACTACATCCTGTCCGGCCAGGATCTGAAGCGCGCCCGGCGCGGCGCCCTCAACTTCCATCCAGGGCCGCCCGACATCCGGGGCGTGGGGATGTACGAGGTGGCGCTGGCGCGGTCGGCGGAGACGTTCGGGGTGACCTGCCACCACATGGTCGAGCGGGTGGACGCGGGGCCGATCGTCGAGGTGGAGCGCTTCGCCGTCGCCGAGCGCGCCACGGCCGCCGCGCTGTGCGAGGAGGCGGCCGCCCGGGCGTATCTGCTGTATCTGCGGGTCATGCCCCTCGTCCTGGAGGGCGCCGAACTCCCCGTGTCGACGGAGGAGTGGTGCGGCCCGCTGCACACTTGGGCGCAATTGCGCCGCCGCTCGTGGCCGGATGTGCGGAGCGTGAAGGGTACGAAGGGGTAA
- a CDS encoding AMP-binding protein encodes MNTPSQADHGSAHADTFVRDHLPPGPLQPDLLLGMPSLRFPARLNCAWELLEGGGSLDRAQRTAVLSPHGVRWTYEHLTAVVARIVHVLTEDMGLVPGNRVLLRGANTPLLAAIWLAVVRAGGVVVATAPTLRTEELTYVIDKARVTHALCESGLRSQLESTGRVPRTMFFRGGAGDEAGLERAMADKPDWSLPVDTAATDPCLIAFTSGAGGMPKATVHSHRDLMAACNSFPRHVLRATSDDRFIGTPSLADTYGLGGLLLFPLHVGASTVLLDTSSPRQLARAIGEFRATVCFSGPARYQAICADTTPYDLASLRECVSSGEALPTETRRRWKQRTGNSVIDGLSSAEMFHIFVSMRGEEAWSRPGAIGRAVPGYLTAIVDDSGRPLPYGQVGALAVKGPTGCRYLDDVRQQDTVRNGWTFTGDACWADEYGFLYYHSRMDDPLSDSGLPRGSHAG; translated from the coding sequence TTGAACACCCCATCGCAAGCAGACCACGGATCCGCCCACGCGGACACCTTCGTACGGGACCACCTACCACCCGGGCCGCTCCAGCCCGACCTGCTCCTCGGCATGCCCTCCTTGCGCTTCCCCGCGCGGTTGAACTGCGCGTGGGAACTCCTGGAGGGGGGCGGTTCGTTGGACCGGGCACAGCGGACCGCCGTGCTGTCCCCGCACGGCGTGCGCTGGACGTATGAGCATCTCACCGCCGTCGTGGCGCGCATCGTGCACGTCCTGACCGAGGACATGGGCCTGGTGCCGGGCAACCGGGTGCTGCTGCGCGGCGCCAACACACCGCTGCTGGCGGCGATCTGGCTCGCGGTGGTGCGGGCGGGCGGGGTGGTCGTGGCCACGGCGCCCACGCTGCGGACCGAGGAGCTCACCTATGTGATCGACAAGGCCCGGGTCACCCACGCCCTGTGCGAGTCCGGCCTGCGGTCCCAGCTGGAGTCGACCGGGCGCGTGCCCCGGACGATGTTCTTCCGTGGCGGGGCGGGCGACGAGGCCGGTCTGGAACGGGCGATGGCGGACAAGCCCGACTGGTCGCTCCCGGTCGACACCGCCGCGACCGACCCCTGTCTGATCGCCTTCACCTCCGGCGCCGGGGGGATGCCCAAGGCCACGGTGCACTCGCACCGCGATCTGATGGCCGCGTGCAACTCCTTCCCCCGGCACGTCCTGAGGGCCACCAGTGACGACCGCTTCATCGGCACCCCCTCACTCGCGGACACCTACGGGCTGGGCGGACTGCTCCTCTTCCCCCTGCACGTCGGCGCCTCGACCGTGCTGCTCGACACCTCTTCGCCTCGCCAACTCGCCCGCGCCATCGGGGAGTTCCGTGCCACGGTCTGCTTCAGCGGGCCCGCCCGCTACCAGGCGATCTGCGCCGACACCACCCCGTACGACCTGGCCTCGCTGCGTGAGTGCGTCTCGTCGGGAGAGGCGCTGCCGACCGAAACGCGCCGGAGATGGAAGCAGCGGACCGGCAACAGCGTGATCGACGGGCTCAGCTCCGCCGAGATGTTCCACATCTTCGTCTCGATGCGCGGCGAGGAGGCCTGGTCCCGGCCCGGCGCGATCGGGCGGGCCGTCCCCGGCTATCTCACCGCGATCGTCGACGACTCCGGGCGCCCCCTCCCGTACGGCCAGGTCGGCGCCCTCGCCGTCAAGGGGCCCACGGGCTGCCGCTACCTCGACGACGTACGCCAGCAGGACACCGTGCGCAACGGCTGGACCTTCACGGGCGACGCCTGCTGGGCCGACGAGTACGGCTTCCTCTACTACCACTCCCGCATGGACGACCCGCTCAGCGATTCCGGACTGCCTCGCGGTAGTCACGCGGGCTGA
- a CDS encoding NAD(P)H-binding protein, with translation MNGILVTGATGNVGRQVVAQLVAEGIGVRALARRPQAAGALDGAEVATGDLAEPASLDAALTGIDTVFLIWPFLTTEGAPAVLEAIERQARRIVYLSSSGVREDADRQSDPINQLHADMEALIEESGLEWAVLRSNTIASNTLGWAAQIRSTGAMRGPDIAPTAVIHERDVAAVAVRALADTGQAGVKHVLTGPEVVSRAEQVRAIGEAIGRPLRFEEVPVEIARKQMLADGRPPALVEALLASAEKRSRSDLVTGTVEEITGKPARTFRIWADDHADDFR, from the coding sequence ATGAACGGGATTCTGGTGACCGGCGCGACCGGCAATGTGGGACGTCAGGTGGTCGCGCAACTCGTGGCCGAGGGCATCGGCGTACGGGCGTTGGCGCGTCGGCCGCAAGCGGCCGGGGCGTTGGACGGCGCCGAGGTCGCGACGGGGGACCTGGCGGAGCCGGCGTCACTGGATGCGGCACTGACGGGCATCGACACGGTGTTCCTGATCTGGCCGTTCCTCACCACGGAGGGCGCGCCCGCCGTCCTGGAGGCGATCGAACGGCAGGCGCGCCGGATCGTCTACCTCTCGTCGTCGGGCGTGCGCGAGGACGCCGACCGGCAGAGCGATCCGATCAACCAACTCCACGCCGACATGGAGGCCTTGATCGAGGAGTCCGGACTGGAGTGGGCCGTCCTGCGGTCGAACACGATCGCCTCCAACACCCTCGGCTGGGCCGCGCAGATCCGGAGCACCGGTGCGATGCGCGGCCCCGACATCGCGCCCACCGCCGTGATCCACGAGCGTGATGTCGCGGCGGTGGCGGTACGGGCGCTGGCCGATACCGGGCAGGCGGGTGTGAAGCACGTCCTGACCGGCCCGGAGGTCGTGAGCAGGGCCGAGCAGGTGCGGGCGATCGGCGAGGCGATCGGGCGCCCGCTGCGGTTCGAGGAGGTGCCCGTGGAGATCGCCCGGAAGCAGATGCTCGCGGACGGCCGCCCGCCCGCCCTCGTGGAGGCCCTGCTGGCGAGCGCCGAGAAGCGGTCGCGGTCGGACCTGGTCACCGGCACGGTGGAGGAGATCACCGGGAAGCCCGCGCGTACGTTCCGGATCTGGGCGGACGACCACGCCGACGACTTCCGCTGA
- a CDS encoding helix-turn-helix domain-containing protein, which produces MGLTSEFTTAVVPAAERFALWSELAGQSHVRNWLRSEWAEDFHARLRVLDLGDVRVSTLTYPSVEITRTPQLIRQDDPEVYQVNVLRSGGGHAAQSGRAAVVRAGELVLVDSSRPFEGGFDGELSSMTVVQLPRTLLPLPQDVVQRVTATPIAADHGMGGVFGRWLADLDARADECAPADIPALASVTVDLLAAVLGRRMAVEDEMTPESRKQALRVEVCDFINRHLSDPSLSPATVAAAHRISLRHLHQIFDSRGTTVAAWIRARRLECCRRDLADPALRRRPVYAIGARWGFIEPSHFSRAFRAAYGISPRDYREAVRNR; this is translated from the coding sequence ATGGGTCTGACGAGCGAGTTCACCACCGCGGTCGTGCCGGCGGCCGAGCGGTTCGCGCTGTGGAGCGAGCTGGCCGGCCAGTCCCATGTGCGCAACTGGCTGCGCAGCGAGTGGGCCGAGGACTTCCACGCCCGGCTGCGTGTCCTCGACCTGGGCGATGTGCGGGTGTCCACGCTCACGTACCCGAGCGTGGAGATCACTCGTACGCCCCAGCTGATACGGCAGGACGATCCCGAGGTCTACCAGGTCAACGTCCTCAGGTCGGGCGGTGGTCACGCCGCGCAGAGCGGGCGGGCGGCGGTCGTGCGCGCCGGAGAACTGGTGCTGGTGGACAGCAGCCGCCCGTTCGAGGGCGGTTTCGACGGAGAGCTCTCGTCGATGACGGTGGTGCAGCTGCCCCGGACCCTGCTGCCGCTGCCCCAGGACGTGGTCCAGCGCGTCACCGCGACCCCGATCGCGGCGGACCACGGGATGGGCGGGGTGTTCGGGCGCTGGCTCGCCGACCTCGACGCCCGCGCCGACGAGTGCGCGCCCGCCGACATCCCGGCCCTGGCCTCGGTGACGGTGGACCTGCTCGCCGCCGTGCTCGGGCGCCGTATGGCCGTCGAGGACGAGATGACCCCGGAGTCGCGCAAGCAGGCGCTGCGGGTGGAGGTCTGCGACTTCATCAACCGGCATCTGAGCGACCCCTCCCTCTCGCCCGCGACGGTCGCCGCCGCACACCGGATATCCCTGCGCCACCTCCACCAGATCTTCGACTCGCGCGGTACGACGGTCGCCGCGTGGATCCGGGCCCGGCGGCTTGAGTGCTGCCGCCGGGACCTGGCCGACCCGGCCCTGCGCCGCCGCCCGGTGTACGCGATCGGCGCCCGCTGGGGTTTCATCGAGCCGTCCCACTTCAGCCGCGCCTTCCGTGCGGCGTACGGGATCAGCCCGCGTGACTACCGCGAGGCAGTCCGGAATCGCTGA